In one window of Streptomyces sp. NBC_01224 DNA:
- a CDS encoding succinate dehydrogenase/fumarate reductase iron-sulfur subunit, whose protein sequence is MSSYNAQFRVWRGDPDGGDLEDFEVEVNDGEVVLDIIHRIQSTQAGDLAVRWNCKAGKCGSCSAEINGRPRLMCMTRMSVFGREETITVTPLRAFPVVRDLVTDVAFNYAKAREVPAFVPPQGMKAGDYRMQQVDVDRSQEFRKCIECFLCQDTCHVVRDHEENKTAFAGPRFLMRIAELDMHPLDAAAESGLDRKATAQEEHGLGYCNITKCCTEVCPEHIKITDNALIPLKERAVDHKYDPLVWLGNKIRRRETP, encoded by the coding sequence GTGAGCAGCTACAACGCGCAGTTCAGGGTGTGGCGCGGGGACCCGGACGGCGGTGACCTGGAGGACTTCGAGGTCGAGGTGAACGACGGCGAGGTCGTCCTCGACATCATCCACCGGATCCAGTCCACCCAGGCGGGCGATCTGGCGGTGCGCTGGAACTGCAAGGCGGGCAAGTGCGGTTCGTGCAGCGCGGAGATCAACGGCAGGCCGCGGCTGATGTGCATGACACGCATGTCGGTGTTCGGCCGCGAGGAGACGATCACCGTCACCCCGCTGCGGGCCTTCCCGGTCGTCCGCGATCTGGTGACGGATGTGGCGTTCAACTACGCCAAGGCACGGGAAGTGCCCGCCTTCGTACCCCCACAGGGGATGAAGGCGGGCGACTACCGGATGCAGCAGGTCGACGTGGACCGCTCGCAGGAGTTCCGCAAGTGCATCGAGTGCTTCCTGTGCCAGGACACCTGCCATGTGGTGCGCGACCACGAGGAGAACAAGACGGCGTTCGCCGGACCGCGCTTCCTGATGCGGATCGCCGAGCTGGACATGCACCCCCTGGACGCCGCCGCCGAGTCGGGACTCGACCGGAAGGCGACGGCCCAGGAGGAGCACGGGCTGGGCTACTGCAACATCACGAAGTGCTGTACGGAGGTGTGCCCCGAACACATCAAGATCACTGACAATGCGCTGATCCCCCTGAAGGAACGGGCCGTGGACCACAAGTACGACCCGCTGGTGTGGCTGGGGAACAAGATCCGGCGACGGGAAACTCCCTGA
- a CDS encoding MarR family winged helix-turn-helix transcriptional regulator has product MPEPTEATPADLHAEQLATQLTAVVSRLIRRLRTTSSESLLTPTQRSVLARLESEGPATTAALARAEYVRPQSMRLTLGALESQGLVERAPDPADGRKSVMSMTEAGLATLAAVRAAKHNWLAEAIAVELDGAERRTVAEAADLLDRLVGK; this is encoded by the coding sequence ATGCCGGAACCGACCGAAGCCACCCCCGCCGACCTTCACGCCGAGCAGCTGGCGACGCAGCTCACCGCCGTGGTCAGCCGGCTGATCCGGCGGCTGCGCACCACCTCGTCGGAGAGCCTGCTCACGCCGACGCAGCGCTCGGTGCTCGCCAGACTGGAGAGTGAGGGCCCGGCCACCACGGCCGCGCTGGCCCGTGCCGAGTACGTGCGTCCGCAGTCCATGCGGCTGACTCTCGGCGCACTGGAGAGCCAGGGGCTCGTCGAGCGGGCACCCGATCCGGCCGACGGCCGGAAGTCGGTGATGTCGATGACAGAGGCCGGACTCGCGACGCTCGCCGCGGTCCGGGCCGCCAAGCACAACTGGCTCGCCGAGGCCATCGCCGTCGAGCTCGACGGGGCCGAACGCCGCACGGTCGCCGAGGCCGCCGATCTGCTCGACCGACTGGTCGGGAAGTGA
- a CDS encoding sugar ABC transporter substrate-binding protein: MPRTARNASIGIAVAAALTFGITACGSSGGDDVAADKKQTITVWAMGAEGEKLADVAKVYEKANPNITVKVTPVGWDVAHQKLVSAAAAGTLPDVAQMGGSYMGEFAELGVLEPVDTKTFNEKDFFKSGWQQGEVDGQAYGVPWYVDTRVLYYRTDLAEKAGITKAPTDWKEMQDLASAYQKKAGTKWGLSIQPSGLDTVQNFYSFLYSAGGEIVNDKGEAVIDSPEAVKALKEYGSYFDKGLSNKSVQPGYDVVKDFGNGRVPMFFGGPWHVTLLNEGQPQIKGKWAVANVPADKSSVSMAGGSSLVISKDSEHKAAATEFIKYLTDTEGQADWYKRTKDLPANTAAWTSGDLADDANLQVFKKQMDTAKSSPSLSNWTEITDKVDQAIAKVTQGKASAEDALKTAQSEIEGLVK, translated from the coding sequence ATGCCCCGCACCGCCAGAAACGCCTCGATCGGTATCGCAGTCGCAGCCGCGCTCACTTTCGGTATCACCGCGTGCGGCAGTTCCGGTGGCGACGACGTCGCCGCGGACAAGAAGCAGACGATCACCGTCTGGGCCATGGGGGCCGAGGGCGAGAAGCTCGCAGATGTGGCCAAGGTCTACGAGAAGGCCAACCCGAACATCACCGTCAAGGTGACCCCGGTCGGCTGGGACGTCGCCCACCAGAAGCTGGTCTCCGCGGCCGCCGCCGGCACCCTGCCGGACGTGGCTCAGATGGGCGGCAGCTACATGGGCGAGTTCGCCGAGCTCGGCGTTCTGGAGCCGGTCGACACCAAGACGTTCAATGAGAAGGACTTCTTCAAGTCCGGCTGGCAGCAGGGCGAGGTGGACGGTCAGGCGTACGGCGTCCCGTGGTACGTCGACACCCGCGTCCTCTACTACCGCACCGACCTGGCCGAGAAGGCCGGCATCACCAAGGCTCCGACCGACTGGAAGGAGATGCAGGACCTCGCCTCGGCCTACCAGAAGAAGGCCGGAACCAAGTGGGGCCTGTCCATCCAGCCCAGCGGCCTGGACACGGTGCAGAACTTCTACTCCTTCCTGTACTCGGCCGGCGGCGAGATCGTCAACGACAAGGGCGAGGCCGTCATCGACAGCCCCGAGGCCGTCAAGGCGCTCAAGGAGTACGGCTCGTACTTCGACAAGGGGCTCTCCAACAAGTCCGTGCAGCCCGGCTACGACGTGGTGAAGGACTTCGGCAACGGCCGCGTCCCGATGTTCTTCGGCGGCCCCTGGCACGTCACCCTGCTGAACGAGGGCCAGCCGCAGATCAAGGGCAAGTGGGCGGTGGCCAATGTGCCCGCCGACAAGTCCTCCGTCTCCATGGCCGGCGGCTCCTCCCTGGTGATCTCCAAGGACAGTGAGCACAAGGCGGCCGCCACGGAGTTCATCAAGTACCTGACCGACACCGAGGGCCAGGCCGACTGGTACAAGCGCACCAAGGACCTGCCGGCCAACACCGCCGCCTGGACCTCCGGTGACCTCGCCGACGACGCCAACCTCCAGGTCTTCAAGAAGCAGATGGACACCGCCAAGTCCTCCCCGTCGCTGTCCAACTGGACGGAGATCACCGACAAGGTCGACCAGGCCATCGCCAAGGTCACCCAGGGCAAGGCGTCCGCCGAGGACGCTCTCAAGACGGCCCAGTCCGAAATCGAAGGCCTCGTGAAGTAG
- a CDS encoding isochorismatase family protein: MTATTLDPKTALVVVDLQKGIVGLPTVHPTADIVANSATLADAFRAKGLPVVLVRVTGGAPGRTETPRHSGTPADDWAEIVSELGPREGDIVVTKQQWGAFYGTDLDLQLRRRGVTQVVVTGVATSIGVESTARSAHEHGYHVTVVTDAVTDMDADAHRNSVERIFPRLGETDTTEAIVKLLG; encoded by the coding sequence ATGACCGCCACCACTCTGGACCCGAAGACCGCCCTGGTCGTCGTCGACCTGCAGAAGGGCATCGTGGGACTGCCCACCGTCCACCCCACCGCCGACATCGTCGCGAACTCCGCGACCCTCGCCGACGCCTTCCGCGCCAAGGGCCTCCCGGTCGTCCTGGTCCGCGTCACCGGCGGCGCCCCCGGCCGCACCGAGACGCCCAGGCACTCCGGCACGCCCGCCGACGACTGGGCCGAGATCGTCTCCGAGCTCGGCCCGCGCGAGGGCGACATCGTCGTCACCAAGCAGCAGTGGGGAGCCTTCTACGGCACCGACCTCGACCTCCAGCTGCGCCGCCGCGGCGTCACCCAGGTCGTCGTCACGGGCGTGGCGACCAGCATCGGCGTCGAGTCCACCGCCCGTTCCGCCCACGAGCACGGCTACCACGTGACCGTAGTCACGGACGCGGTCACCGACATGGACGCCGACGCCCACCGCAACAGCGTCGAGAGGATCTTCCCGCGCCTCGGTGAGACGGACACCACCGAGGCGATCGTCAAGCTGCTCGGCTGA
- a CDS encoding carbohydrate ABC transporter permease, whose protein sequence is MRTMTSKAAQPAKVQAGPGASESPATGPAGRRGGKKSSMGVQNLAGWLFSTPFLVLFLVFMALPILATLVMSFTDFGLRNVTHPMDANFIGFENYVNLFSDDKFLKSLFNTAYFVVIGVPLTIFLGLVVAVLLNNGIDRARTFFRVGFYAPVVTTIVAVAVVWRFVLDPSDGLVAGLFSEVGLTSPDFLGSETLAMPSMIAMAVWRNLGTVMVLFIAGLQAIPTEVREAARLDGAGVWQEFKGITVPLLRPTLLYATVITTIGYLNVFEEPFVMTQGGPSDSTLTVSLNMYREGFNFFHMGYASAMAYVLFVVIMGITVLQLRLLKDNTK, encoded by the coding sequence ATGCGCACCATGACCTCAAAGGCCGCTCAGCCGGCCAAGGTGCAGGCCGGGCCGGGGGCTTCCGAGTCCCCGGCCACCGGGCCCGCAGGTCGCCGGGGTGGCAAGAAGTCCTCGATGGGCGTGCAGAACCTGGCCGGCTGGCTGTTCTCCACTCCCTTCCTCGTCCTCTTCCTCGTCTTCATGGCGCTCCCGATCCTCGCGACGCTGGTGATGAGCTTCACCGACTTCGGGCTGCGCAATGTGACGCACCCGATGGACGCGAACTTCATCGGCTTCGAGAACTACGTCAATCTGTTCAGCGACGACAAGTTCCTCAAGTCGCTTTTCAACACGGCGTACTTCGTGGTGATCGGCGTCCCCCTGACGATCTTCCTCGGGCTGGTCGTCGCCGTACTGCTGAACAACGGCATCGACCGGGCGCGGACCTTCTTCCGCGTCGGCTTCTACGCCCCGGTGGTCACGACCATCGTCGCGGTCGCCGTGGTCTGGCGGTTCGTGCTCGACCCGAGCGACGGGCTGGTCGCGGGGCTCTTCTCCGAAGTGGGCCTCACCTCTCCCGACTTCCTGGGCTCCGAGACGCTCGCCATGCCCTCGATGATCGCCATGGCGGTCTGGCGCAACCTCGGCACGGTCATGGTGCTCTTCATCGCCGGTCTGCAGGCCATTCCCACCGAGGTACGGGAGGCCGCGCGGCTGGACGGTGCCGGTGTCTGGCAGGAGTTCAAGGGCATCACCGTGCCCTTGCTGCGGCCCACACTGCTCTACGCCACGGTGATCACGACCATCGGCTACCTCAATGTCTTCGAGGAGCCGTTCGTGATGACCCAGGGCGGTCCCTCGGACTCCACGCTCACGGTCTCGCTGAACATGTACCGCGAGGGCTTCAACTTCTTCCACATGGGCTATGCGAGTGCCATGGCGTATGTCCTCTTCGTAGTGATCATGGGCATCACGGTGCTGCAGCTCCGACTGCTGAAGGACAACACGAAATGA
- a CDS encoding LacI family DNA-binding transcriptional regulator, translating into MSAPTVYDVAERSGVSIATVSRVYRTPDSVRAQTRERVLEAARELGYVPSGSARGLASRTTGVLGLCFPDYSDPDTENEAAATDEDDDHAFMLYSDQIIRGMERAARQHGYALLIAASLKGGPESLVANVAGRVDGFAVLAGTVPTADLEVISRRLPVVMLAGPRGIDHLDHIVVANADGQRALTRHLIEDHGLRRLAFIGGEAKSPDAEARFVGFQEACRDAGLPVPDAPAVRATMMTQAEGLRVTEVLLDRDGERPQAMLFANDQMAVGALRALERRGVRVPEDIAVTGFDGIPLSRLVRPPLTTVRQPIRQLGAQAVELLVQRLGDSGREPVSLMLPVSVIHRASCGCG; encoded by the coding sequence GTGAGCGCCCCAACGGTGTACGACGTCGCCGAGCGGTCGGGCGTCTCCATTGCCACGGTCTCGCGGGTCTACCGCACCCCCGATTCGGTACGCGCCCAGACCCGCGAGCGGGTCCTGGAGGCGGCCCGCGAACTGGGCTACGTACCGAGCGGCAGCGCGCGCGGACTCGCCAGCCGCACCACCGGTGTGCTCGGCCTCTGCTTCCCCGACTACTCGGACCCGGACACCGAGAACGAGGCGGCGGCGACCGACGAGGACGACGACCACGCCTTCATGCTCTACTCCGACCAGATCATCCGGGGCATGGAGCGCGCGGCCCGACAGCACGGCTACGCCCTGCTGATCGCCGCCTCGCTCAAGGGCGGTCCGGAGAGTCTCGTCGCGAACGTGGCAGGCCGGGTGGACGGCTTCGCGGTCCTGGCCGGCACCGTCCCGACCGCCGACCTCGAAGTGATCTCGCGACGGCTGCCGGTGGTCATGCTGGCGGGCCCGCGCGGCATCGATCATCTCGACCACATCGTCGTCGCCAACGCCGACGGGCAGCGCGCGCTCACTCGGCACCTGATCGAGGACCACGGGCTGCGCCGCCTCGCCTTCATCGGCGGGGAGGCGAAGTCTCCGGACGCCGAGGCCCGGTTCGTGGGCTTCCAGGAGGCGTGCCGCGACGCGGGGCTTCCGGTGCCGGACGCCCCGGCCGTGCGGGCCACGATGATGACCCAGGCCGAGGGCCTCCGGGTCACGGAAGTCCTGCTCGACCGGGACGGGGAGCGGCCGCAGGCGATGCTGTTCGCCAATGACCAGATGGCCGTGGGCGCACTGCGCGCACTGGAGCGGCGCGGGGTCCGGGTCCCCGAGGACATCGCCGTGACCGGGTTCGACGGGATTCCGCTGAGCCGGCTCGTACGCCCGCCGCTGACGACGGTACGGCAGCCCATACGACAGCTCGGCGCGCAGGCCGTCGAGCTGCTGGTGCAGCGCCTGGGCGACAGCGGGCGCGAGCCGGTGTCGCTCATGCTCCCGGTGTCGGTGATCCACCGCGCGAGCTGCGGCTGCGGCTGA
- a CDS encoding glycoside hydrolase family 1 protein, translated as MTHTQVPFPEGFLWGASTAAHQIEGNNTNSDWWVKEHAAGTHIQEPSLDACDSYHRWHEDMDTLAGLGFTDYRFSIEWARIEPAEGRFSRAELAHYRRMVEGAVERGLRPMITLHHFTVPQWFEARGGWTADGAVELFARYVAACAPVIGEGVSHVCTINEPNMIAVMAGQAKRGDNSFPPAGLPTPDDETTQAVIAAHHAAVKQVRAINPDIKVGWTIANQVYQALPGAEEVTAAYRHPREDVFIEAARGDDWIGVQSYTRTKIGPEGPIPTPDDAERTLTQWEYYPSAVGYALRHTAEVLGNDVPLIVTENGIATDDDSRRIDYYTGALNQVASALEDGLNIQGYLAWSALDNYEWGSYKPTFGLIGWNPETFERLPKPSAVWLGEMGRTRALPRIAD; from the coding sequence ATGACTCACACCCAGGTCCCGTTCCCCGAAGGCTTCCTGTGGGGCGCCTCCACGGCCGCCCACCAGATCGAGGGCAACAACACCAACAGCGACTGGTGGGTCAAGGAGCACGCCGCGGGCACCCACATCCAGGAGCCCAGCCTGGACGCCTGCGACAGCTACCACCGCTGGCACGAGGACATGGACACGCTGGCCGGTCTGGGCTTCACCGACTACCGGTTCTCCATCGAGTGGGCGCGGATCGAACCGGCCGAGGGGCGATTCTCCCGGGCCGAACTCGCCCACTACCGCCGCATGGTCGAGGGCGCCGTCGAGCGCGGCCTGCGCCCCATGATCACCCTGCACCACTTCACCGTGCCGCAGTGGTTCGAGGCGCGCGGCGGCTGGACCGCCGACGGCGCGGTCGAGCTCTTCGCCCGCTACGTCGCGGCCTGCGCACCGGTGATCGGCGAGGGCGTCAGCCACGTCTGCACCATCAATGAGCCGAACATGATCGCCGTGATGGCGGGCCAGGCCAAGCGGGGCGACAACAGCTTCCCGCCCGCCGGACTGCCGACCCCGGACGACGAGACCACCCAGGCCGTCATCGCCGCGCACCACGCGGCCGTCAAGCAGGTCCGCGCGATCAACCCGGACATCAAGGTCGGCTGGACCATCGCCAACCAGGTCTACCAGGCCCTGCCCGGTGCCGAGGAGGTCACCGCGGCCTACCGCCACCCCCGCGAGGACGTCTTCATCGAGGCCGCGCGCGGCGACGACTGGATCGGGGTGCAGTCCTACACCCGGACCAAGATCGGCCCCGAGGGCCCCATCCCGACGCCCGACGACGCAGAGCGCACCCTCACGCAGTGGGAGTACTACCCCTCCGCGGTCGGCTACGCGCTGCGCCACACCGCCGAGGTGCTGGGCAACGACGTGCCGCTGATCGTGACCGAGAACGGCATCGCCACCGACGACGACAGCCGCCGGATCGACTACTACACCGGCGCGCTGAACCAGGTCGCGTCCGCGCTGGAGGACGGCCTGAACATCCAGGGCTACCTGGCCTGGAGCGCACTCGACAACTACGAGTGGGGCTCCTACAAGCCGACCTTCGGTCTGATCGGCTGGAACCCGGAGACCTTCGAGCGCCTGCCCAAGCCGTCCGCCGTCTGGCTGGGCGAGATGGGCCGCACGCGCGCACTGCCGCGCATCGCCGACTGA
- a CDS encoding glucoamylase family protein — protein MHRRTFLTAAGTGAAALSLGAVSAPSAGAAQSVRGSDSPLLLRWFRDTYRSIEAMTTDFGLAVDKIDVSGTAPVQSRQTSPTNIGCGLWSTVAAAGLGVISDATMKRRLEHTVGAVEKLERHHGFWLNWYDAHDGSVLTEWPGSGDPVRPFLSSVDNAWLITGLRIAADASPALRPRIARILATADWSYYYTPYDPADPVAGPGQLRGGFWTDTEEPTGHHYGALNTEPRMASYLGIADGSLPTDHYWHLLRTMLPEHGQEQHPQGSYVVMDGVRVWQGHYTHRGRKIVPTWGGSMFEALMVPLFVPEPEWSPRSWGLTHRRYVRSQIEHGMKEAEYGYWGFSPANIPEGGYQEYGVDAIGMQVDGYASNTDRTYTTDGEPLPPPSAFTNGVVTPHASFLALPYAPDEAIANLRALDRDFGAYHAGYGFRDSVNVGTGRVSDYMLALDQGMIAAALAQAIRPGLLQRPFRTGGFQSKVRPLLSKERFSI, from the coding sequence ATGCACCGTCGTACGTTTCTCACCGCCGCGGGAACAGGGGCTGCCGCCCTGTCCCTCGGAGCCGTATCCGCGCCTTCAGCAGGCGCCGCGCAATCCGTGCGCGGCTCGGACTCACCACTGCTCCTGCGCTGGTTCCGCGACACCTACCGCTCGATCGAGGCGATGACGACCGACTTCGGTCTCGCCGTCGACAAGATCGACGTCAGCGGCACCGCCCCTGTCCAGTCGCGCCAGACGTCCCCCACCAACATCGGCTGCGGCCTCTGGTCGACCGTCGCCGCGGCCGGGCTCGGCGTGATCAGCGATGCCACGATGAAACGCAGGCTGGAGCACACTGTCGGGGCGGTCGAGAAGCTGGAGCGCCACCACGGCTTCTGGCTCAACTGGTACGACGCGCACGACGGTTCGGTCCTGACCGAGTGGCCCGGCAGCGGCGACCCGGTGCGCCCGTTCCTCTCCTCCGTCGACAACGCCTGGCTGATCACCGGTCTGCGCATCGCCGCCGACGCCTCGCCCGCCCTGCGCCCCCGCATCGCCCGCATCCTGGCCACCGCCGACTGGTCGTACTACTACACGCCGTACGACCCGGCCGACCCCGTCGCCGGCCCCGGCCAGCTGCGCGGCGGGTTCTGGACCGACACCGAGGAGCCCACCGGCCATCACTACGGCGCGCTCAACACCGAGCCGCGCATGGCAAGTTACCTGGGCATCGCGGACGGCTCGCTGCCCACCGACCACTACTGGCACCTGCTGCGCACGATGCTCCCCGAGCACGGGCAGGAACAGCACCCGCAGGGCAGCTACGTCGTCATGGACGGCGTACGCGTCTGGCAGGGGCACTACACCCACCGCGGCCGGAAGATCGTCCCCACCTGGGGCGGGTCGATGTTCGAGGCCCTGATGGTGCCGCTGTTCGTGCCGGAGCCGGAGTGGTCGCCGCGGTCCTGGGGCCTCACACACCGGCGCTACGTCCGCAGCCAGATCGAACACGGCATGAAGGAAGCGGAGTACGGGTACTGGGGCTTCTCCCCCGCCAACATCCCCGAGGGCGGGTACCAGGAATACGGCGTCGACGCGATCGGCATGCAGGTGGACGGATACGCCTCCAACACCGACCGTACCTACACCACGGACGGTGAGCCGCTGCCGCCCCCCTCGGCTTTCACCAACGGAGTGGTCACCCCGCACGCCTCCTTCCTCGCGCTGCCCTACGCACCCGACGAGGCGATCGCCAACCTGCGTGCGCTCGACCGCGACTTCGGTGCCTACCATGCCGGATACGGATTCCGGGACTCCGTCAACGTGGGCACCGGGCGGGTCAGTGACTACATGCTCGCTCTCGACCAGGGCATGATCGCCGCGGCGCTGGCCCAGGCGATCCGCCCGGGCCTGCTGCAGCGGCCGTTCCGGACCGGTGGGTTCCAGTCGAAGGTGCGTCCGCTGCTCTCCAAGGAGCGTTTCTCCATCTGA
- a CDS encoding carbohydrate ABC transporter permease yields the protein MSATSAPGAVSTAPSKKPGDTRPSEAKKPRNPKRLLVYVLLSVGLLIMSAPFLWMALSAFKTQAELTASPPVWIPTEWTLENFRNLLDKLDLPLYFMNSVIVAVLVTVSNLVFCSMLGYALAKLNFAGRNKIFGLVLGALMVPGNLMLLPLFVLMSKLHLIDSYAGLVLPFAAGAFGVFLMRQFMQSIPDELLEAARMDGAGEWYIFWRIVMPLVKPALATLSIFTFLGSWNNFVWPLIATNDPDKYTLPVALATFATDPNKAGGSNGMLMAGSFLIVLPVLVVFIALQRHFTQGIATAGMK from the coding sequence ATGAGCGCCACCAGTGCACCGGGCGCCGTCTCGACGGCGCCGTCGAAGAAGCCCGGGGACACTCGGCCGTCCGAGGCGAAGAAGCCCCGCAATCCGAAGCGTCTCCTCGTCTACGTCCTGCTCTCGGTCGGTCTGCTGATCATGTCGGCGCCGTTCCTGTGGATGGCGCTCTCGGCCTTCAAGACGCAAGCGGAGCTGACGGCCAGCCCGCCCGTGTGGATCCCGACCGAGTGGACCCTGGAGAACTTCCGGAACCTGCTCGACAAGCTGGATCTGCCGCTGTACTTCATGAACTCGGTCATCGTGGCGGTGCTGGTCACCGTCTCGAACCTGGTGTTCTGCTCGATGCTCGGGTACGCCCTGGCCAAGCTGAACTTCGCCGGACGCAACAAGATCTTCGGCCTCGTTCTCGGCGCCCTGATGGTGCCCGGCAACCTGATGCTGCTGCCGCTCTTCGTGCTGATGAGCAAGCTGCACCTGATCGACTCGTACGCCGGTCTGGTGCTGCCGTTCGCCGCCGGAGCCTTCGGTGTCTTCCTGATGCGGCAGTTCATGCAGTCGATCCCGGACGAGCTGCTGGAAGCGGCCCGGATGGACGGCGCCGGTGAGTGGTACATCTTCTGGCGGATCGTGATGCCCCTGGTGAAGCCCGCACTGGCGACGCTTTCGATCTTCACGTTCCTGGGCTCCTGGAACAACTTCGTCTGGCCGCTCATCGCGACCAACGACCCCGACAAGTACACGCTCCCGGTCGCCCTGGCCACCTTCGCCACCGACCCCAACAAGGCGGGCGGGTCCAACGGCATGCTGATGGCCGGGTCCTTCCTGATCGTCCTGCCGGTCCTGGTCGTCTTCATCGCGCTCCAGCGGCACTTCACCCAGGGCATCGCGACGGCCGGCATGAAGTAG
- a CDS encoding acetylxylan esterase — protein sequence MAPFEHDFPFDPAYGRTLDDLLLTPAPAAPDDFDAFWRARYEEVRKVATEPEIGPLEDERDGVRIHGVTFTSVGGVRLGGWVALPAEGSTEHGFVIGHGYGGRQEPGPDVPLPLPRAAAILPCVRGMGTRGLRPGIPDVADGHVLHGIESRDSYVIGDCVADLWCAASALHELVPELAPGESGLRLGYLGESFGGGLGALALPWDDRFGAAQLTVPTFGNHPLRLTLPCLGSGEAVRGYHREHPEVTEVLRYFDAATAATRLELPTLVAAALFDPSVPPPGQFAVHNALAGEHELLVLSAGHFEHEGLAAETEGLRAARRDFFGARLGR from the coding sequence ATGGCTCCGTTCGAACATGACTTCCCCTTCGATCCGGCTTACGGGCGCACGCTCGACGACCTGCTGCTCACCCCCGCTCCCGCCGCCCCGGACGACTTCGACGCCTTCTGGCGGGCCCGGTACGAGGAGGTCCGCAAGGTCGCCACGGAGCCGGAGATCGGCCCGCTGGAGGACGAGCGCGACGGTGTACGGATTCACGGCGTGACGTTCACGTCGGTGGGCGGGGTGCGGCTCGGGGGCTGGGTCGCGCTGCCCGCCGAGGGGAGCACGGAGCACGGATTCGTCATCGGGCACGGTTACGGAGGCCGGCAGGAGCCGGGCCCCGACGTGCCGCTGCCGTTGCCCCGGGCGGCGGCGATCCTGCCGTGCGTACGGGGCATGGGTACGCGTGGCCTGCGTCCGGGCATCCCGGACGTGGCCGACGGCCATGTGCTGCACGGCATCGAGTCGCGCGACAGCTATGTCATCGGCGACTGCGTGGCGGACCTGTGGTGCGCGGCGTCGGCGCTGCACGAGCTGGTGCCGGAACTGGCGCCGGGGGAGAGCGGCCTTCGGCTCGGATACCTCGGAGAGAGCTTCGGTGGCGGGCTCGGTGCGCTGGCTCTGCCCTGGGACGACCGGTTCGGGGCCGCGCAGCTGACCGTGCCGACCTTCGGCAACCATCCGTTGCGGCTCACGCTGCCGTGTCTGGGCAGCGGGGAGGCGGTGCGGGGCTATCACCGGGAGCACCCCGAGGTCACCGAGGTGCTGCGGTACTTCGACGCCGCCACGGCCGCGACGCGGCTGGAGCTGCCCACGCTGGTGGCTGCGGCGCTCTTCGACCCCTCGGTGCCGCCGCCGGGGCAGTTCGCCGTGCACAACGCGCTGGCCGGTGAGCACGAGCTGTTGGTGCTGAGCGCGGGGCACTTCGAGCACGAGGGGCTGGCGGCGGAGACGGAGGGGCTGCGAGCGGCCCGTCGGGACTTCTTCGGGGCGCGGCTGGGGCGGTGA